The window TCCGCCCGACCGGGTACGTGACCCGCAGGATCTGCGTCAGCCCAACTTGGGGATTGGTCGCGATCGATCGCGTACCCCCATCCCGTGGGATGCAACCGCCTATGGTGGGTTTAGCACGGTCGATCCCTGGCTGCCACTCAACGAAGATTGGCGGGAACGTAATATCGCGGCGCAAGCTGAAGACACTGACTCGCTACTGACGCTCTACCGTCGCCTGCTAACTCTGCGGCGTTCTTGCGAAGCGCTCGCGATCGGCGATATGACACTTGTCGGCGCCGCCGACGAAGTGCTCGTCTACCAGCGGCGGTATGCTGGTGACGGACTGTTGGTCGTGCTGAACCTGACTCACGAATTGCAGGCCCTAACGCTGCCGAATCATACCGAGGTCATCGAAGTTCTCGCTTCGACACTGCCGCCATCCATCGCGAAGCCAACCCATTGGGTACTTCATCAGATGGAGGGGCTCCTCGCCCCTGACGAAGGTCTCGTACTACGGCTGAAAGAGAAAAACTGATATGCGTATCGCGATGTTGGCTCCGATTGCATGGCGCACGCCGCCGAGAAGCTACGGCCCCTGGGAGCTCGTCACGAGCATGCTGACCGAGGCGCTCGTCGAGCGAGGAGTGGACGTGACGCTATTCGCCACGCTCGATAGCATTACGAGAGGAACGCTCGCTGGCGTTGTACCAGCACCATATGGCGACGATTCATCAATCGACGCCAAAGTCTGGGAGTTTCGCCACTTAGCCCATCTCTTCGAACAGGCCCATCGATTTGACCTGATTCACAATCAGGCGGACTTCCCGGCTCACGCATTCTCGCGTCTGACCGACACGCCGATCGTGACGACGATCCATGGTTTTTCGTCCAAGCGAATTCTGCCGATGTATGCGGAATACCAAGACGTGGTGCATTACGTCGCCATCAGCGACGCTGATCGCTGCCCCGACCTGCGGTACGCTGCGACAATCCACCATGGCATTCCTATTGACGATTTCCCATTCAATCCGATCGGGAGTGATGCTCTGCTGTTCTTCGGTCGCATCCATCCCGACAAAGGCGCTGCAGAGGCGATCGCCGTGGCCCGCGCAAGTGGGCGCCATCTGCACATGTACGGGATCGTGCAGGACGCGGACTATTATCAGCGGGAGGTTTTGCCGACCGCCGATGGGACGACGGTAACCTATCACGGCGCTGTCGGCGGGATGCGACGGCTAACCGCGCTTGGCGACGCGCGGGCGCTGTTGCATCTTATCAATTTTGAAGAACCATTCGGACTGTCGGTCATCGAGTCCATGGCGTGCGGCACACCCGTCATCGCCTCGCGCCGGGGCTCGATGCCTGAGCTGATTGAGCATGGTGTCACTGGCTTTCTTGTCGACAGTCTCGCTGAGGCAAATCAAGCGATCGAGCGAATTGACGAGATTGACCGAACTACCGTCCGCCGCACCGTCGCTAACCGATTCGGGATCGACCGGATGGCGGATGCCTATCTGAATCTGTATCAGCGCATTGTCGGCGTCTAACGTCAACTGACATCAGCATCAGGATTTGAACCGGACACGCAGAGTTCGCCAACGATGTTATTCCTGTAACCAGCGGCGACGCCTGATCGATCGACTGCGACTGCGCGGCAAAACAGCATGCAACTCCGGCGCCACCGGCGGCGCGTTCCAGAACGTTCGACGACAACCGACACATGAAGCTCAATGGCACCCGCGCTGGGAGGTATTGGCGAATGGCTCTGGGAAAGTTCCGCTCGCGGGTTTCCCGAAAAATCGACCAAGCTGGTCACTGCACACTTGACCGGCCGGCCGCAACGAGGAACAATCTCCTGAAGTTAGCTCGAGCTAAGTTTCGGCCCGAGCCTTTTTCACGCCTCGCAAGTTAGCCTCGGCTAATATTGCGAACATAGTTTGAAAGTGGGATCATCACCATGTTGAGCGAGAGACGTCTGCTACGCCACGGATTCACGTTGGTCGAATTATTGGTCGTCATTGCGATCATCGGAGTGCTGGTCGGGCTGTTGTTGCCTGCCGTGCAAGCCGCCCGTGAGGCAGCACGCCGAATGTCCTGCAGCAACCGATTGAGGCAGGTGGGACTGGCCAACCAGAATTATCACTCCGCGTTCAATCAGTTTCCCTCAGGCTACCGATCCTTCGCAACACGCAACGGCTCGGCGCCTGCGGCGGTCCAGATGGACTCGGTGACTTGGGACGCGGGGCCTGGATGGGGCTGGGCTGCCGCGCTATTGCCATTCGCGGAGGGGACTGCGCTGGTCGCCGAACTCCGGCTGGATCGACCGATTTGGGATCCTGCAAATCAGCTGACGATCGCAGCAACGCTGCCGATGTTTTTGTGCCCCAGTGCGACCGGTGGAGACAAACCTTTCGAGGTTCTTGATTCAGCAGGGCAGCCGCTTGTAGTTAACGGCAATACCATCCAACTGGGCCGCAGCCACTATGTCGCCAGCCATGGACAGGAGAGCTGTTGGGGTGAGTGCGGTTCTGCGGCAACTGGCGAGATCTTTACCAATATCTACACCTCCGAAACGACGATTGTGAGGATCGACGGTGATGCAGGTCAGGTTGCCGATGGTCCCTTCTTCCGCAATTCACGCACGCGATTCCGAGATGTTGTTGACGGCACCAGTCAGACCATCTTCTTCGGCGAGCACAGTTCTGCCCTGAGCGACAAGAGTTGGGCTGGCGTAGTCCCCGGCGCATTCACGCATCCGCGTTTTCACTCGCCCGAGAATGGTCCCGACGCGGCTGCGACATTGACGCTCGTCCACGCCGGGCCGTCCGGTGGCGAGCTCGATATTACTGGCAGCCCGATCATTCATCCGGTGAACTTTCCAACCTATCACGTGGGTCAGATGTACTCCGAACATCTCGGCGGTGGCTTTGTGGGTATGGGTGATGGCTCGGTACGGTATGTCAGTAACTTCGTTGACTTAATCTTGTGGGCGGAAATGTCCAGCATGAATGAGGGTGAAGTGATTGAGATGGAGCAATTGTGATGAAAGCGACACTCATTGTTTTGGTGGCAATTGCGATGCTATCGCTGTGGTGGTTCTGGCCGCAGAAAGTAACATTAAGTCCGTCGGAATATGATATCGCGATGGCACTGTACCGGGTCTGCAATCAATCGAGCAACGAAGGACTCGCGCAAGTGGAGGCATTGCTGGTCGCTGACAAGGCGGCGCACGATGCGGGCGATGAGTCACCCTTAGCCCCCATCATCGCCACTGCCAAGGCAGGCGACTGGCAGACCGCTGCGAAGGCATGTCGCCGTGTATTGGACGATCAGATTGTCCGGTAACAAGGAGCTGAAACAGGCTCCTCCGACGAAAACAGGCACGGGAGGTTTTCGAAGGACAACTTGAGAGTCCAATGATGATGACTGTGTGAATTCTACTGACCGTAGAGTCGCAGGGCCGGGAGAAACGGCGTCAGGTTTCGAATAGCGTGGACGTCGTGAGCCGAGACGCGTGTACGGCCGGGCGGGCGATGTTACCCGGTGCGTTACGGCATTCGGCTCACTGCGTTGTCAGTTGAAGTCAAATTCGTTGTGCTGCCGGATCAATATTCGCATACCGCCTAGAAACTATCTTTGACGAGTGCACGTGCGACGCCGGCAACTCGAACCCAGGCGCGAAGGGCATTCGGTTGCAATGCGTTTTCGGTTAGCCTTTGGCGAAATCACGAATTACCCCGTCGCTCCCATCGCTCTGTGCCCAACCACCCTCCCATGGATTCGTTCTATCACGTCACCATCATCTTGCTCGATGGACAATCACACCAAGTTGAGTTCCGTCGACACGCCTACAACAACTTGATGGAGTTAATTGTCAACGAGCTGTACGAAAATATTGGTGATTGCAAAGGACACGCATGGTGCGGAACTTGTCACGTCGAGATCACGTCGGGACGCCTCACCGAAGACAAGCATCGCGACGAAGTCATGACCCTTGGGAAGCTGACAAATACTGCTGCCACCAGTCGCTTGGCCTGCCAGATCATGACAGACGAACTGATCGACGGAATGGTTTTTCGTGTGTTAGGTGATGTTTAAGAGCGCTCGACGGTTAGGTACCGGGCAGCGTGTCTTCGTCCGCGAACTCCTTAACGGTGGAGCGCTGGTCGGCGGGGGGCGATTCGGTCTGGGAGCTGCATGTCTCACCGGACGGCAACTCATCGTCATAAGGTTTTCGGCTGCGAGGTTGGGAGACGATCACGGTGATATTGTCCTCACCGCCCGCTGCATTTGCTAAACCGACGAGTCGATGGCAAATACTTTGGATTTCATCGCCTCCCTCCAAGACGACTTCCGCAAGGGTCTCGGTCGAGAGGTAGCGGCTCAACCCGTCACTACAAAGCAGTACGGTGTCGCCCTCGACCAGTTCGGTGCGGCGGACTTCGGCGACCAATTCGTGTTCTCCTTTACCCCCAAGCACATTCCAGAGCACGTTGGTCCAGCGGCTATGCGCCTCATCTTCGGGCCTCATCCCCCCCGCATCCACGAGTTTTCTCGCAAGTGTGTGATCCGTAGTCAGTTGTTCGCACCGGCCCTTGCGAATGAGATAGCAGCGACTGTCACCAACGTGGACCACATACATTCGCGGCCAGACGATGTAGGCCATTGTCAGGGTCGTGCCCATCCCGCGTTCGGCGTCATTGGTAGCAGCTTCGGCGAGTATGCGTGCGTGGGTCTGCTGCAGGAGATCTTTGAGCGCGGCGACGAAGGCGTCGTCTCGACCGTCCGAGAGATGAAAGAAACAGTGCATCCGGTTGAGCAGTTGGGCGATCAAGTGATCCAGTGCGACGCTGCTCGCACGCTGGCCGGCCGCTTGCCCGCCCATCCCGTCGGCGACGATCAATAATTCACCCCGGACACGTCCGAACAGAGTCGTGTTTTTCTCGATCGGCAAACTCGTCGTCCTGACCACCATCGATTTTCGCAGTTCTGCCACCAGGAACTGATCTTGGTTCTCGGTGCGCCGACGCCCCACATCGGTTAGCCCGCAGGAATGATTACGGCAGGGCTCGGGGGAGGGATGACTCATCGTACAGACTCACGACAGACGGGCGGATCAAGACAGATCGCCTGTGAGTGTACCAAATCGCGAGATGCGAGAGTGATAATGATTCCGATTCTCCATTCGGACCAACTGGCCACAGGCCGCGTCGATATCGCGGCCGAGCGAGTATCGCACGGTCGTTTTCACGCCCGCCGACTTGAGCCGGGCGGCGAATTCAGCAATTTTCTCGGGTGGGGAGGCATTGAGGTCCGGCGCATCGTCGATGGGGTTGTAAGGGATCAAGTTGACGTGGACTCGCAAATCTCCCAGCCACGCCAATAACGCCACGGCATCCTCGGTGGAATCATTGAGCGAATCCAACATCAGGTATTCGATCATCACCTCGCGCCGCTGGATTCGCTGGCACTCACCCAGGACGCGGCGAAGTTCGGTGAGCGGGTATCGTCGTGCCAGCGGCATGATTTTTTCTCGAATGAGTTGATCGGCGCTATGCAGGCTCAGAGCCAAATTCACCTTGGGGAACCCCTCGGCAAGCCGCAGCATGGCGTCAGGCACGCCCACGGTGGACACAAGAATGCTGGCGGGAGAACGATTGAATTGGTCGCGAGCGGTCAGGGCAGCCAATGTAGACATCAAATTCGCTTCGTTATGAAACGGTTCGCCCATCCCCATGAACACGATATTATCGAGCCGCCCCTGCTCGGCGGCAAGCAATTGCCCGACCTGCAGCACTTGGTCCAGGATTTCGGGAGTCGCGAGGTTGCGTGCGATGCCCATTTTACCCGTTGCACAAAACTCGCAGGCTGCTGCGCATCCGACCTGGCTGGAAACGCAGAGTGTCGTCCGCCCCGTCGCGATGCGTAGGGCCACCGCCTCGATCAGCATCCCTGAAGCGGTGCGAAAAAGCAGTTTTGTGGCGCCATCGACTGTGGAATCAAATCGGCGGTGCAATTCAAGTGCGTGGCAACTGACGCGGTCGCGACCTGGAAAACCGGCGAGCGCCACAGCATCGGGACAGAACTGTTTGAACAACTGATTACGGAGGGCACGTAGATGCTGAGGATCAAAACGCTGCTCACGTCGAAGCTCGTCAAGTGCCTGCGAGTCAAAAATGGAGATCGGATCGGACACGTTGAGGAGGATCCCTGGAAGGAAGTAAGGAGGCTTTCTTGACGATACCGGTCTTGCCACCTGTAAGCGAATCGCGAACACTGACGGCTGAGAAACTCACCATAGTACCCCTGAAGGTAATTTTCGAATGTCCGATCCGTTTGGTTCTTTTTCGCCACAGCTCGCCGGTGGCGTCGACTCGATCTCCGATCATCGCTTGGCGGGCAGCCATGCCA of the Allorhodopirellula heiligendammensis genome contains:
- a CDS encoding glycosyltransferase family 4 protein gives rise to the protein MRIAMLAPIAWRTPPRSYGPWELVTSMLTEALVERGVDVTLFATLDSITRGTLAGVVPAPYGDDSSIDAKVWEFRHLAHLFEQAHRFDLIHNQADFPAHAFSRLTDTPIVTTIHGFSSKRILPMYAEYQDVVHYVAISDADRCPDLRYAATIHHGIPIDDFPFNPIGSDALLFFGRIHPDKGAAEAIAVARASGRHLHMYGIVQDADYYQREVLPTADGTTVTYHGAVGGMRRLTALGDARALLHLINFEEPFGLSVIESMACGTPVIASRRGSMPELIEHGVTGFLVDSLAEANQAIERIDEIDRTTVRRTVANRFGIDRMADAYLNLYQRIVGV
- a CDS encoding DUF1559 domain-containing protein, producing MLSERRLLRHGFTLVELLVVIAIIGVLVGLLLPAVQAAREAARRMSCSNRLRQVGLANQNYHSAFNQFPSGYRSFATRNGSAPAAVQMDSVTWDAGPGWGWAAALLPFAEGTALVAELRLDRPIWDPANQLTIAATLPMFLCPSATGGDKPFEVLDSAGQPLVVNGNTIQLGRSHYVASHGQESCWGECGSAATGEIFTNIYTSETTIVRIDGDAGQVADGPFFRNSRTRFRDVVDGTSQTIFFGEHSSALSDKSWAGVVPGAFTHPRFHSPENGPDAAATLTLVHAGPSGGELDITGSPIIHPVNFPTYHVGQMYSEHLGGGFVGMGDGSVRYVSNFVDLILWAEMSSMNEGEVIEMEQL
- a CDS encoding 2Fe-2S iron-sulfur cluster-binding protein; protein product: MDSFYHVTIILLDGQSHQVEFRRHAYNNLMELIVNELYENIGDCKGHAWCGTCHVEITSGRLTEDKHRDEVMTLGKLTNTAATSRLACQIMTDELIDGMVFRVLGDV
- a CDS encoding PP2C family protein-serine/threonine phosphatase; protein product: MSHPSPEPCRNHSCGLTDVGRRRTENQDQFLVAELRKSMVVRTTSLPIEKNTTLFGRVRGELLIVADGMGGQAAGQRASSVALDHLIAQLLNRMHCFFHLSDGRDDAFVAALKDLLQQTHARILAEAATNDAERGMGTTLTMAYIVWPRMYVVHVGDSRCYLIRKGRCEQLTTDHTLARKLVDAGGMRPEDEAHSRWTNVLWNVLGGKGEHELVAEVRRTELVEGDTVLLCSDGLSRYLSTETLAEVVLEGGDEIQSICHRLVGLANAAGGEDNITVIVSQPRSRKPYDDELPSGETCSSQTESPPADQRSTVKEFADEDTLPGT
- the rlmN gene encoding 23S rRNA (adenine(2503)-C(2))-methyltransferase RlmN — encoded protein: MSDPISIFDSQALDELRREQRFDPQHLRALRNQLFKQFCPDAVALAGFPGRDRVSCHALELHRRFDSTVDGATKLLFRTASGMLIEAVALRIATGRTTLCVSSQVGCAAACEFCATGKMGIARNLATPEILDQVLQVGQLLAAEQGRLDNIVFMGMGEPFHNEANLMSTLAALTARDQFNRSPASILVSTVGVPDAMLRLAEGFPKVNLALSLHSADQLIREKIMPLARRYPLTELRRVLGECQRIQRREVMIEYLMLDSLNDSTEDAVALLAWLGDLRVHVNLIPYNPIDDAPDLNASPPEKIAEFAARLKSAGVKTTVRYSLGRDIDAACGQLVRMENRNHYHSRISRFGTLTGDLS